From the genome of Hymenobacter gelipurpurascens:
CTACATCTTCTACAACACCAACGTGCTCAACACCTATAGCACAACCGCCCAGCAGCAGAAGCTGCAGGCCGGCTATGAGAAAACCTACAAGCGCTACGCCAAACGGCCGCAGCCGCGCATTGTGGCGGTAAACCTTGCCGTGGATATGTTCCCGGCGGAGCGCGACATCCGGTACCGCGGCTCCTATTGGCTGCTCAACCGTAGCGGCCAACCCATCGACTCAGTACAGATTCTCAGTGACGGCGAGGCCGATATCAAGCAGCTGACCCTGGCCCGGCCCGGCAAAGAGGTGCTGCATGACAAGATAGATGACCTCGATTTCCGGATTGTCCGCCTCACCCAGCCCCTGCAGCCCGGCGACTCGGTGCAGCTAAACTTCGACCTGGCCTACACCAACCCCGGCTTCAAAAACAGCGGCTCCAATACCAGCGTGGTGTATAATGGTACGTTCGTGAACAACCAGCAGCTGCCGCGCATCGGCTACCAGGAGGCCTACGAGCTCGGCGACGACGACGTGCGCAAAGAGCAGGGCCTGCAGCCCAAGCCGCGCATGGCCTCGGTCAACGACTCTGCCGCCCGCATGCGCAACTACATCAGCAGCGACGGCGACTGGATTCGGTTTGAAGCTATCCTCAGCACCTCACCCGACCAGATTGCCATTGCGCCCGGCTACCTGCAGAAGGAATGGACCAAAGACGGCCGCCGCTATTTCCACTACAAGATGGACGCGCCCATCCTGAATTTCTACTCCTTCCAGTCGGCCCGCTACCAGGTGTACAAGGACCACTGGAACAACATCCCGATTGAGATTTACTACCAGCCCGGCCACGAGTATAACCTCAAGCGCATGGCTACCGGCGTGAAAAAGGCCCTGGCATACTATACCACCAACTTCGGCCCCTACCAGCACCGCCAGGTGCGTATTCTGGAATTCCCGGGCTACAACAGCTTCGCGCAGAGCTTCCCGAATACCATTCCGTTCTCGGAAAGCATCGGTTTTGTGGCTCACGTCGATTCTCTCGACCCCGATGATATCGACTATCCGCTTTACGTGACGGCCCACGAGGTGGCGCACCAGTGGTTCGGCCACCAGATTGTGAGCGGCAACGTGCAGGGCGGCACGCTCATGTCGGAAACGCTGAGCCAGTACGGCGCCCTCATGGTAATGAAGCACATTTACGGGGACGAGAAAATGAAGCGTTTCCTCAAGTTTGAGCTGAACTCTTACCTGACGGGCCGGACGATGGAGCGCAAAAAGGAAGTGCCGTTGTACCTGGTAGAAAACCAGCCCTACATTCATTACCGCAAAGGCTCTTTGGTGATGTATGCCCTGCAGGACTACCTCGGCGAAGCGGCCGTGAACGACGCCCTGAAGGAGTACCACGACAAGGTGGCCTACCAGCGCCCACCGTTCACCAACTCCGTAGAGTTTGTGGACGTGATGCGTAAGCACACCCCTGACTCCTTGCAGTACGTCGTGACGGACCTGTTTGAGCGCATCACGCTTTATGAGAACAAGGTAGATTCGGCTACCTACCGCAAGCTCCCGAACGGCCAGTACCGCGTGCAGTTCACCGTGGACACGAAAAAGCTTTACGCCGACTCGCTGGGCAACGAAACTGCCGACTTGAAAGCCCGCGACTTTATTGATGTGGGTGTGATGGGCCGCAAAAAAATTAACGGAAAGTCGCAGACGGTGCCGCTGCTGCTGCAAAAGCGCCGCCTCACGCCCGGCCGCAACCGCCTGGAATTCACCGTACCCGAGAAGCCCGACCGCGTCGGCATCGACCCCTACAACAAGCTCATTGACCGCAACCCGAACGACAACGTGAAGGCCCCGGAAGAGAAGAAAGCGTAGGCTTTTAGAGTGGCCTAGGGTTGTAATCAATAACAAAAAAGAACGTCATTCCGAGCTTGCCGAGGAATCTCGCGTGCTGATGTTGCGACTCTAACTCACGGCGCGAGCGAGATGTCTCGACAAGCTCGACATGACGGGCTTTAAGTATACTTGTCAAACAGGCCTAGAACCAAAGCCCAGCCCGCAACGGCTGGGCTTTTTGGTGGGAAAAGGCCAACTACAGCTTTGCTACCTTTGCGGCCAGAAACCCTGGCGGCGCTAGGCCACTAAAATTGGCCCGGAATCTGCAAAGGGCCTTCTCAACACTGCTTTTCTGCTATCCCGTCTGTCTTTTCCTGAATATGAAACGTATCGTTCTCTTCGCTGCTGCCCTGCTGGCTTTCTCCACCGCCCAGGCCCAGACGTCGCCTACCAAAGTCAAAACCAAATCCAAGACGGCCAACGGCACGGAAGTGAAAACCAAGTCGGAGGGTGAGGCCGAGCCAGTTACGCTCAATGGCCCCATCAAGCGCGTAGAAACGCTCTCGGGCATCGATATTTTCCCGACTTCGGATGGGCAGCGCATCATGCTTAGCTTCACGCAGCAGTTCACCAAGCCTGGTACGCTGGTGATGACCAACTACAAAAAGATTCCCGTGTACACCACGGCTCTCGACCCACAGAACAACACCGGCGAGCCGGTAGATTTGGGCCGCATTCCGGCCGGCTCTTACCTGGTAGAAGCCAAAACCGGCAACTACGTGTACTGGAAGAAAGTCAACATCAAGTACCCTTCGCAGGCCGTTTCCAAGAAGCGTCGCTAGGCCACTCCTGGCACCTTTATAGCTCCGAAATCGTCGTGGTTTCGGAGCTTTGCTTTATAGGCTACCTCTGGCATGGCCTAGCTGAGCGGCTTCTTTTATAGTTCTGTTTTGCTTTCTCTTTATATGAAAACTCCTTTTTCTTTCCTGCATTTTGCGCCGCTGTTGCTCGTATTGGGCGCTTTGCTGGCCTTTGCCGGCCCCAAGCTGAAGAAGACGGCCATCACGAAAAACATTTCAGTGGGCGTGCCCGATGGGTTCCAGCCCCTCCCCGACGATGGTATTGCAGCTAAGTACCCGGCGCCGCGCAAGCCGCTGGCTGTGTTCAGCAACCCCAGCGGCCGCGTCGATTTCAGCGTGGCCCAGAAGCCTACCACCTTCACCAACCGCGACTATGCGCTGCTGCTGAAGATTTACAAGGCCAGCATTCAGAACATGTATTCCAAAG
Proteins encoded in this window:
- a CDS encoding ABC transporter permease/M1 family aminopeptidase, with translation MAFLLMLAVGGVFGANVTVGGGGGRVLANSPYQIMAILMVMSLFGSFITSSMMGTPVYRDFEHRTHCLYYTTPISKFGYLGGRFMGSFVVTVGIFLGAALGLWLATYWPTMLPAKLGPNHLATYLQPYLLIVIPNLFLTGAIFFTAATLSRSALAIYLGGVLFLVLYSISAGLRQNLDSETLKNLLDPLGSSAIDLTQRYWTVAERNTQLLPWNAYMLQNRLLWGGVGLLTLVACYFFFQFSFANKGASGLRPKAALGVVARPTSLQLPTVTPRFTPGLAWAQLGRLLRLEFFSTIRSVYFIGILGAGLLFLLISGLQVGKIYGTNTYPVTPVVVQLLVGTFALFQLIIITFYSGELVWRERDSNVNQIYDAMPMPSWVPFVAKLGALMLIQVLLLALVMLCGILLQTGMGYFRYELDVYVKYLFGFQLIDMLLLCVLAMLVQVIVNNKFMGHFIMILYYLFNIFKGQLGLEHNLYSYNSDPGVQYSAMNGFGHFVLPYFSFKFYWALFAVLLALASSLLWPRGTETRFSWRWQQFKSSFSPGLRVVAGVALLAFAGLGAYIFYNTNVLNTYSTTAQQQKLQAGYEKTYKRYAKRPQPRIVAVNLAVDMFPAERDIRYRGSYWLLNRSGQPIDSVQILSDGEADIKQLTLARPGKEVLHDKIDDLDFRIVRLTQPLQPGDSVQLNFDLAYTNPGFKNSGSNTSVVYNGTFVNNQQLPRIGYQEAYELGDDDVRKEQGLQPKPRMASVNDSAARMRNYISSDGDWIRFEAILSTSPDQIAIAPGYLQKEWTKDGRRYFHYKMDAPILNFYSFQSARYQVYKDHWNNIPIEIYYQPGHEYNLKRMATGVKKALAYYTTNFGPYQHRQVRILEFPGYNSFAQSFPNTIPFSESIGFVAHVDSLDPDDIDYPLYVTAHEVAHQWFGHQIVSGNVQGGTLMSETLSQYGALMVMKHIYGDEKMKRFLKFELNSYLTGRTMERKKEVPLYLVENQPYIHYRKGSLVMYALQDYLGEAAVNDALKEYHDKVAYQRPPFTNSVEFVDVMRKHTPDSLQYVVTDLFERITLYENKVDSATYRKLPNGQYRVQFTVDTKKLYADSLGNETADLKARDFIDVGVMGRKKINGKSQTVPLLLQKRRLTPGRNRLEFTVPEKPDRVGIDPYNKLIDRNPNDNVKAPEEKKA